One genomic window of Trichlorobacter lovleyi includes the following:
- a CDS encoding IPT/TIG domain-containing protein, which translates to MDVPADMGLWYENGAYQLDIGNLLTLATSDSYTVRVYYASGYDDITLTGTSSPLQSPPSPSAPLFGVTYPASGEPTFTWAVPKSPSGASWSYNLQAYPYFTHSPLLEVQGLSVSFYSDPLHTDGWSLTSASTYYLWNAEAQNSSGDTISYQAIFAAHPSAPVITGIWPASVVAGTTLNINGFNLASPTNVRIGSTDLTVTVSSATQITATVPTPFNETNSYLYPVVTTDNGSFNWGLYYGAPLGNGAAVKVEGYVQDAAGTKLAEALVAMVGNPPINSATRDASKDLGSFTISLLPNNTPFSLRISKTGYQPTYTAQLTLTDNFTAPSPYPLLTYTQLNSLASGMLPGKAAVLLKVKNASEIPLADAIINVTSSSGTVYTPRYAVAPNNYTGTSGTTTDGNGMVLIPNVNHGDRLTITATKPSWAYTTMIAVGAAESLSYGEIYGWVLPPTITSFTPASAEVGAVVSIYGTNFNPDNTTKVYFNGILQNTRVVNNTSITTLVPTGVTSGPITVTTAGGTATSPTNFILLLGLSINLPGQGRGTITGSGGASFSCAASFDAKCDATAPYNSTVTLSATPDAYSSFVQWTLGATTSTNPTGFAVLMDGAKTVDANLGLLGLLKNMESEAVYLNDEANPVWRALFFATNSQPTLRAVTLGTIPLPDNGIAFNTGQSVKLLGGYTDFREATPNGYTYLTGPFTIVSGSLVLDRIVIK; encoded by the coding sequence ATGGACGTACCGGCCGATATGGGGCTGTGGTACGAAAACGGTGCCTACCAGCTGGACATCGGCAATCTACTGACGCTGGCTACCAGTGACAGCTATACTGTGCGAGTCTACTATGCCTCCGGTTATGACGACATTACGCTTACGGGCACCAGCTCCCCGCTGCAGAGTCCGCCCTCCCCCTCTGCACCGCTGTTTGGTGTAACCTATCCAGCCTCTGGAGAACCCACCTTCACCTGGGCAGTCCCCAAGTCCCCGAGCGGAGCCAGCTGGTCATACAATCTGCAGGCTTACCCCTACTTCACCCATAGCCCATTGTTGGAGGTGCAGGGCTTAAGCGTAAGCTTTTACAGTGACCCGCTGCATACTGACGGCTGGTCACTCACCAGTGCCAGCACCTATTACCTCTGGAACGCCGAGGCCCAGAACAGCTCCGGCGATACCATCAGCTACCAGGCCATCTTTGCTGCCCACCCCAGCGCACCGGTGATCACCGGGATATGGCCGGCCTCGGTGGTGGCTGGCACAACCCTGAATATCAACGGCTTCAACCTGGCCAGTCCCACCAACGTCAGAATTGGCAGCACTGATCTGACAGTGACTGTTTCCAGTGCCACCCAGATTACCGCCACGGTGCCAACCCCGTTTAACGAAACTAATAGCTACCTCTACCCCGTCGTCACTACAGACAACGGCTCATTTAACTGGGGCCTTTACTATGGTGCCCCACTGGGTAATGGAGCTGCCGTAAAAGTCGAAGGTTATGTACAGGATGCAGCAGGCACCAAACTTGCTGAAGCACTGGTTGCCATGGTAGGCAATCCGCCAATAAACAGCGCCACAAGAGACGCATCAAAGGATCTTGGTTCCTTCACAATAAGTCTACTGCCAAACAACACACCATTCAGCCTGAGAATCAGCAAGACCGGCTACCAACCCACCTATACCGCGCAGCTCACTCTGACCGATAACTTTACCGCCCCATCACCCTATCCGCTGCTGACCTACACCCAGCTCAACAGCCTGGCCAGTGGTATGCTCCCCGGCAAGGCGGCGGTGCTACTAAAAGTAAAAAATGCGAGTGAAATTCCACTAGCTGACGCCATTATCAATGTCACCAGCAGTAGCGGCACAGTCTACACACCTCGCTATGCCGTTGCACCCAACAACTACACCGGCACCAGCGGGACCACCACCGATGGCAATGGGATGGTCCTGATTCCCAATGTCAACCACGGCGACCGGCTGACCATCACCGCCACCAAGCCAAGCTGGGCATATACAACCATGATAGCCGTAGGTGCAGCCGAATCTTTGAGCTATGGCGAGATCTACGGCTGGGTTTTGCCTCCCACCATTACCTCATTTACACCCGCCAGCGCGGAGGTGGGAGCGGTTGTTAGCATCTATGGCACCAACTTCAACCCGGATAACACCACCAAGGTTTACTTTAACGGGATTCTCCAAAACACACGGGTGGTTAACAACACCAGCATAACCACCTTGGTGCCCACAGGCGTCACCAGCGGACCGATTACGGTCACCACTGCCGGTGGCACAGCCACTAGTCCAACCAACTTCATCCTGCTGCTAGGCTTGTCAATCAATCTGCCGGGACAGGGGCGCGGCACCATCACCGGCAGCGGTGGTGCCAGCTTCAGCTGCGCCGCCTCCTTTGACGCAAAGTGCGATGCTACCGCCCCCTACAACAGCACCGTCACCCTATCTGCCACGCCGGACGCCTACTCCAGCTTTGTGCAATGGACGCTGGGCGCTACCACCAGCACCAACCCAACCGGCTTTGCCGTGCTGATGGACGGCGCTAAAACAGTAGATGCCAACCTGGGGCTGCTGGGACTGCTCAAGAACATGGAAAGCGAAGCCGTGTACCTGAATGACGAAGCCAACCCGGTCTGGCGGGCGCTCTTCTTCGCCACCAACAGCCAGCCCACGCTACGAGCCGTCACCCTGGGGACGATCCCGCTGCCGGATAACGGGATTGCCTTTAATACCGGCCAGTCGGTAAAACTACTGGGAGGCTATACTGACTTCAGAGAGGCAACCCCAAACGGCTACACCTACCTTACGGGGCCGTTCACCATCGTTTCTGGCAGCCTGGTGCTGGACCGGATTGTGATTAAGTAG
- a CDS encoding InlB B-repeat-containing protein, with amino-acid sequence MQPKRITRLLVTVTSSLLLCLFLLSPVLALDKDSVSTNRLVVPLVVDPVPNYNHVLPAKPVSELSKAAVMASTFVINYLPAGSDPYGVGDTCTTWPDEAKTSFETAVSVWSTRVISSVPITIDACWATNLATGVLGHAASLSAYQNFTNAPLPNTFYKVALANALAGSKLNVGQSDMYIAYSSTFNWYYSADGNTPADKIDFITVVAHEVAHGLGFAGGMTVSSGTGSYSTIYAYDRFAYNGSSQALLNTTIFPNPSTALGTVLTSNNVWFSGTKANIANNNTDVKLYAPTTWASGSSYSHLDYTTFVNTSNAMMVYAVSYGRAIHDPGVVTIGLLEDLGWTTVATPTYTLAVTKNGTGSGSVTSAPAGISCGSTCSNSFTQGTSVTLTAVGDTGSVFSGWSGGGCSGTGTCVVSLANDTTVTASFATATTLFNQTFDAVSAPTLPAGWTSSIVTLDGTWATNAGTVHPTGIAAHSGANLVFFNSFDVYSGYSAALSSPVFSLSGTSNNTASFWMYRDPTEYSDAGVTNDDRVEVYINTANNLTGATLLGTVNRLTTLSPTVATAGWYNYSFAIPGTFAGTTNYLIFKGISGYGNNIHIDDISVLGVPAIQPTLTINLVSTAAGVVNGGGSISGSGISCSSVNGGTKTGTCSASFSSGSTVTLAAAADANSTFTTFSGPAGCTTAGGCSFSITADTTVTGSFAGAYKAKISGGSGYDTLTLAHANAGDNAIILARELHNATTLAVEPFVEDLTVTKPVTLKGGYNAGFSSNSGIYSTLSGILTIGGTTGSLTVENLIIK; translated from the coding sequence ATGCAGCCTAAAAGAATTACTCGCTTATTGGTAACGGTGACCAGCTCATTGCTGCTGTGCTTGTTCCTTCTGTCTCCGGTGCTGGCCCTTGACAAAGATTCTGTCAGTACCAACAGGCTCGTCGTGCCCTTGGTGGTTGACCCGGTTCCAAACTACAACCACGTGCTCCCAGCAAAACCGGTTTCAGAGCTGAGTAAGGCCGCCGTGATGGCCAGTACTTTTGTCATCAATTACCTGCCTGCAGGCTCTGACCCCTACGGTGTAGGCGACACCTGCACGACATGGCCCGATGAGGCAAAGACCTCCTTTGAAACAGCGGTAAGCGTCTGGTCAACACGAGTCATTTCCTCTGTACCGATTACCATTGACGCCTGCTGGGCAACCAACCTTGCAACCGGTGTCTTGGGGCACGCAGCCTCACTGTCTGCATATCAAAACTTTACCAACGCCCCGCTTCCCAACACCTTTTATAAGGTTGCGCTGGCAAATGCACTGGCAGGATCAAAACTTAATGTTGGTCAGAGTGATATGTATATCGCCTACAGCAGTACGTTTAACTGGTACTATAGTGCGGATGGCAACACTCCTGCCGACAAAATTGATTTTATCACGGTTGTTGCTCATGAGGTTGCACACGGGCTGGGGTTTGCCGGCGGGATGACGGTATCAAGCGGTACGGGCAGCTATTCGACAATATACGCCTATGACCGTTTTGCCTACAATGGCAGCAGCCAGGCACTCCTGAACACCACCATCTTCCCGAACCCTTCAACAGCGCTCGGAACAGTGCTTACCAGCAACAATGTCTGGTTCAGCGGCACCAAAGCCAACATTGCCAACAACAATACCGATGTCAAACTGTATGCACCGACCACCTGGGCTTCCGGCAGCAGTTATTCCCACCTGGACTATACGACGTTCGTCAACACCTCCAACGCCATGATGGTCTATGCCGTGTCCTACGGCCGGGCTATTCATGATCCTGGTGTTGTTACGATTGGCCTGTTGGAGGATCTTGGCTGGACAACCGTTGCAACTCCCACGTACACCCTGGCTGTTACCAAAAACGGCACCGGCAGTGGTAGCGTCACCTCAGCGCCAGCCGGGATTTCCTGTGGCAGCACCTGCAGTAACAGCTTTACCCAGGGTACCTCCGTGACCCTGACTGCTGTTGGCGACACCGGCTCGGTCTTTAGCGGATGGTCTGGCGGCGGCTGCAGCGGAACGGGAACCTGCGTAGTCAGCCTGGCCAACGACACGACCGTGACGGCAAGCTTTGCCACAGCTACGACTCTTTTCAACCAGACTTTCGATGCTGTTTCAGCGCCAACCTTGCCAGCTGGATGGACCTCCAGCATCGTAACACTAGACGGAACATGGGCAACCAATGCAGGGACCGTTCATCCCACCGGTATAGCTGCCCACAGCGGCGCCAATCTGGTATTCTTCAATTCATTTGATGTATATTCAGGGTATTCTGCGGCTCTATCATCACCTGTCTTTTCTCTATCAGGAACATCCAACAATACCGCTTCTTTCTGGATGTATCGGGATCCTACGGAATATTCAGATGCAGGAGTAACAAATGATGATCGCGTAGAAGTCTACATCAACACAGCTAACAATCTGACCGGTGCAACATTACTGGGAACCGTTAATCGTTTAACAACACTGTCACCCACTGTTGCCACTGCCGGCTGGTATAATTACTCTTTTGCCATTCCCGGCACTTTTGCCGGCACAACCAATTATCTTATTTTCAAAGGTATCAGCGGCTATGGTAACAATATTCATATTGACGATATCAGTGTTTTAGGAGTACCTGCTATCCAGCCAACCCTCACGATTAACCTTGTCTCCACCGCAGCCGGCGTTGTCAATGGAGGCGGCAGCATCAGCGGCTCCGGCATCTCCTGCAGCTCCGTCAATGGCGGCACCAAGACCGGAACCTGCTCCGCTTCATTCAGCTCAGGCAGCACGGTGACCCTGGCTGCAGCGGCTGATGCAAACTCAACCTTCACCACATTCAGTGGACCAGCCGGTTGTACCACAGCTGGCGGTTGCAGCTTCAGCATCACCGCCGACACCACGGTAACCGGCAGCTTTGCCGGTGCCTATAAGGCCAAAATCAGCGGTGGCAGCGGTTATGACACCTTAACCCTTGCCCACGCCAACGCTGGTGACAATGCCATCATTCTGGCCCGTGAACTCCATAATGCAACCACCCTGGCTGTTGAACCGTTTGTAGAAGACCTGACCGTAACCAAACCGGTGACCTTAAAGGGTGGCTACAATGCCGGGTTCAGCAGTAATTCCGGTATTTACAGCACGCTAAGCGGTATCCTCACCATTGGCGGAACAACCGGTAGCCTGACCGTGGAAAATCTGATCATAAAATAA
- a CDS encoding carboxypeptidase-like regulatory domain-containing protein, whose product MNSLTRIVLPFVVLLLFGLTSIAQAYTVSGTITNGTSQTGRLYVMLVNSDGNSTGFGTSIAGITASQANIPYSIRGVTPGTYKVRAFLDPRDNTAAAGHPYGASPFGSSNSFVITTSNYTVPLFSVATPTTVPAAGDWWTGKNVNAVPITAGSPTIYQAAMVFWDLPKFNVVGGDPSTYTEIAESYTLCWGTNSVPTPTTHTGGACTPLIPSVDDGHQVVSGLVQGTSYYFNVIATLGATTANQVSALTTIAAPAGGYTVTARVVFPSNPPAAGMLVGLMSDTGGYGYLYAITDTTQRSIELQINHVQNGTYRLFALLDLNNDKRFSLGDVNADDGDFHTTMVTVNGANVTAPTVLIKPSSDLRGDVTTEVQRIEPNTNYFLQFRADQQIKRPAHIVIEPGPGIAETIDMGLTTWGNFNLTQSVATQPQVGNSYMATVTYTDNTTSDPISLAVSGVVPTPPSQNYPVGATSGANSTSPRFAWNPDLSSMPAGPYGYYLQLKLASSPYGDPLWETGQSADRLSVAYTGSALSNGTTYLWGLYMVDAFGNRASRWSQFTPNSAGSLSISSVSPSSIACSAVSRTITINGSGFIDGESSNMIYFNNGSAVAATYQNSDQLIVDLPECSTNMPNPGPLKVVAGGNSAASTTEFVPTVDYKFYVSDMSTTPVYLSGASVSVIGRPEIPATTTNASGYFDLAGIPTGIPYALRITASGYDTVDSAFYLNYADSIAASNLNRFSLPTTGQIQSLYGNTSGKGLIRSRVINESTGAYVTGAVVSAYSYLYKTPLTVSYGLTCSTGSTTDDTGMFCVKDVEPGDHVMITASKAAYSLTKSRMYAGFANEMGQTSVRMTDQFPIAVAGAAMLFSYDGSNYLVGVENHATTPTSIAAQLISPTGEKVGGLITTGRNGIATNSAFDGTNHLLIWEDDPGGSSDARFSIYGQFISKAGTKVGVPFDISGSSVWFDGMKTMAFGGGNYLVTYTRLVGGDPNNRYIAGRLVAPDGTVGSEFRISTGNGDASDVAFDGTNFFVVWTEDSADTEIRGKFVSTSGVPGTEISVNASTAPSDNPKTVAFDGTNYLVVWNDEVSGAGTYTWDVFGQRIDKSGNKVGGVITITNEANPQMPTSVAFDGVNYLATWVDMSNPIDWNLFGQYITTSGALSGSKFAISTASTNQVGGVGFANGKFLALINNGVSMVNGGITSVEGTYGRFITPASLPSNAPTVSSLSTSSGSVGSEVTITGAYFVNGATTVSFNGTISTSITFVSSAEIRVTVPGGASTGPVTVTTAAGTATNQPTFTVVPPTRTLTVSLSGVGSGTVTSTAGISPALNCPGVSCTADVAYGASVTLLATPSATSSFGGWSGACTSVPCTFSMTDNLTAIATFTLKPLLNYSLTRYYDTLLEALTDANSGNEVRAHDSLQAPSLSYNRANVTVKIAGGYDNAFTSRNLPSTTYTDITSPLTIQAGTLILDQIIVK is encoded by the coding sequence ATGAACAGCTTGACACGAATTGTCTTACCTTTTGTGGTCCTATTACTTTTCGGCCTAACCAGCATTGCCCAAGCCTACACGGTATCCGGCACCATCACCAACGGCACCAGCCAAACCGGCCGCCTCTACGTGATGCTGGTAAACAGCGACGGCAACTCGACCGGCTTTGGTACCAGCATAGCTGGGATTACCGCCAGCCAGGCCAACATCCCCTACTCCATCAGAGGGGTAACTCCCGGGACCTACAAGGTACGGGCTTTCCTTGATCCCCGTGACAATACGGCTGCTGCTGGCCACCCCTACGGCGCTAGCCCGTTCGGCAGCAGCAACTCCTTTGTAATCACCACCTCAAACTACACCGTCCCACTCTTCTCTGTTGCTACACCAACCACGGTCCCTGCTGCCGGCGATTGGTGGACCGGCAAAAACGTCAACGCGGTGCCGATTACCGCTGGTAGCCCAACGATCTATCAGGCTGCCATGGTGTTCTGGGATCTCCCCAAGTTCAATGTGGTCGGCGGCGATCCCTCCACCTATACCGAGATTGCCGAGAGTTATACGCTCTGCTGGGGCACCAACAGCGTACCGACACCAACCACCCATACCGGCGGCGCCTGTACCCCTCTCATTCCTTCGGTGGATGACGGCCATCAGGTAGTGTCTGGTCTGGTGCAAGGCACCAGCTATTACTTTAACGTGATTGCCACGCTCGGGGCGACCACCGCCAACCAGGTAAGCGCCCTTACCACCATTGCCGCTCCGGCCGGTGGCTACACCGTCACCGCCAGGGTTGTCTTCCCTTCTAACCCGCCTGCAGCAGGGATGCTGGTGGGCCTGATGAGCGACACCGGCGGTTATGGCTACCTGTACGCCATTACCGACACCACCCAACGAAGCATAGAACTGCAGATCAATCACGTGCAAAACGGCACCTACCGCTTGTTTGCCTTGCTTGACCTCAACAACGACAAGCGCTTCAGCCTGGGGGACGTCAACGCCGATGACGGTGACTTCCATACCACCATGGTGACGGTAAACGGCGCCAACGTGACAGCTCCGACGGTGCTGATCAAGCCCAGTAGCGACCTGCGGGGCGATGTAACCACCGAGGTCCAGCGGATTGAGCCAAACACCAACTACTTTCTGCAGTTCAGGGCCGACCAGCAGATCAAGCGTCCGGCCCATATCGTGATCGAGCCGGGCCCCGGCATTGCTGAAACCATCGACATGGGACTCACCACCTGGGGCAACTTCAACCTGACACAGTCTGTCGCCACCCAGCCACAGGTAGGCAACAGCTACATGGCCACGGTCACCTACACTGACAACACCACCAGCGATCCGATCAGTCTTGCGGTCAGCGGCGTAGTGCCAACCCCACCCAGCCAAAACTACCCGGTGGGTGCCACCTCCGGGGCCAACAGCACCAGCCCCCGTTTTGCCTGGAATCCGGACCTGAGCAGCATGCCGGCCGGACCCTACGGTTATTACCTCCAGCTGAAGCTGGCCAGCAGTCCCTATGGCGATCCTCTCTGGGAAACCGGCCAATCGGCTGACCGCCTCTCGGTAGCCTACACCGGTAGCGCACTTTCCAACGGGACCACCTATCTGTGGGGGCTCTACATGGTTGATGCCTTTGGCAACCGTGCCTCACGCTGGAGCCAGTTCACCCCCAATAGTGCCGGTAGTCTGAGTATCAGTAGCGTCAGTCCCAGCAGCATTGCGTGTAGTGCTGTAAGCCGTACCATAACTATCAATGGCTCCGGGTTCATTGATGGCGAATCAAGTAACATGATTTACTTTAATAATGGATCAGCAGTTGCAGCAACGTATCAAAACAGCGATCAATTAATTGTAGATTTACCGGAATGCTCAACGAACATGCCTAACCCAGGTCCACTTAAGGTGGTGGCAGGTGGCAATTCGGCAGCCTCTACGACTGAATTCGTTCCTACAGTTGATTACAAATTTTATGTAAGCGACATGAGCACTACACCGGTCTACCTGTCAGGGGCCAGCGTATCCGTGATCGGCAGACCTGAGATTCCAGCGACCACGACTAATGCCAGCGGCTACTTTGATCTGGCCGGCATCCCTACCGGTATTCCCTATGCCCTGCGCATTACCGCAAGCGGTTATGATACCGTGGACTCGGCCTTTTATCTGAACTACGCCGACTCGATTGCTGCCAGCAACCTCAATCGCTTCTCGTTGCCAACCACGGGGCAGATCCAGAGCCTCTATGGGAACACTTCTGGTAAAGGCCTGATCCGCTCACGGGTGATCAACGAGTCCACCGGCGCTTACGTAACCGGTGCCGTGGTCAGCGCCTATAGCTATCTCTACAAGACACCGCTGACCGTCAGCTACGGTCTCACCTGTTCAACGGGTTCGACCACTGATGATACCGGCATGTTCTGCGTCAAAGACGTCGAGCCAGGTGATCATGTCATGATCACCGCCAGCAAGGCGGCCTACAGCCTCACAAAATCTCGGATGTATGCCGGTTTTGCTAACGAGATGGGGCAAACCTCTGTGCGCATGACGGATCAGTTCCCGATTGCCGTGGCCGGTGCTGCTATGCTCTTTTCCTACGACGGCAGCAACTACCTAGTGGGTGTCGAAAACCATGCCACCACACCCACCAGCATTGCAGCACAGCTGATCTCACCCACTGGCGAGAAGGTAGGCGGTTTGATAACCACCGGTCGTAACGGCATCGCCACCAACAGCGCCTTTGATGGCACCAACCACCTGCTGATCTGGGAAGACGACCCCGGCGGAAGCTCTGACGCGCGTTTCAGCATCTACGGCCAGTTTATCAGCAAGGCCGGGACGAAGGTCGGCGTTCCCTTTGACATCAGCGGTTCGAGTGTCTGGTTTGACGGCATGAAGACCATGGCCTTCGGTGGCGGCAACTACCTGGTTACCTACACCCGGCTGGTGGGCGGAGACCCAAACAATCGCTATATCGCCGGACGGCTGGTCGCCCCGGACGGTACTGTAGGATCAGAATTCAGGATCAGCACCGGCAACGGCGACGCCAGTGACGTGGCCTTTGATGGTACCAATTTCTTTGTGGTTTGGACCGAAGATTCAGCTGATACCGAAATTCGAGGGAAATTCGTCAGCACCAGCGGGGTACCGGGGACAGAGATATCGGTAAATGCCAGCACAGCCCCTAGCGACAACCCCAAAACGGTGGCCTTTGATGGCACCAACTACCTGGTGGTCTGGAATGATGAGGTAAGTGGTGCTGGGACATATACCTGGGACGTATTCGGCCAACGCATAGACAAATCAGGTAACAAGGTTGGCGGGGTGATCACCATCACTAACGAGGCTAACCCGCAGATGCCGACAAGTGTGGCCTTTGACGGCGTTAACTACCTAGCTACCTGGGTGGATATGTCCAACCCGATAGATTGGAACCTGTTTGGTCAGTACATTACCACCAGCGGCGCGCTTTCTGGCAGCAAGTTTGCCATCAGCACGGCCTCTACGAACCAAGTAGGCGGAGTAGGCTTTGCCAACGGAAAATTCCTGGCCCTGATCAACAATGGTGTCTCGATGGTAAATGGCGGCATTACCTCGGTGGAGGGCACCTATGGCCGGTTTATTACGCCTGCAAGCCTACCATCGAATGCACCGACTGTCAGCTCACTCAGCACATCCAGCGGTTCAGTTGGCAGCGAGGTAACGATCACTGGCGCCTACTTTGTCAACGGTGCCACCACGGTCTCCTTTAACGGCACCATCAGTACCAGCATCACCTTTGTCAGCAGCGCTGAAATCCGCGTGACCGTGCCTGGCGGTGCCAGCACCGGACCGGTCACGGTTACGACTGCGGCAGGCACCGCGACCAACCAACCAACCTTCACCGTGGTGCCGCCAACCAGAACCCTGACCGTCAGCCTTTCAGGGGTTGGCAGCGGCACCGTAACGTCAACCGCAGGCATCAGCCCTGCGCTCAACTGCCCCGGCGTTTCCTGCACTGCAGATGTGGCTTATGGTGCTTCTGTGACACTCCTGGCAACCCCCAGTGCAACGTCATCATTCGGCGGCTGGAGCGGTGCCTGCACTAGTGTACCCTGCACCTTCAGCATGACGGACAACCTCACCGCCATAGCTACCTTCACGCTGAAGCCGCTTTTAAACTACTCCTTAACGCGCTATTACGACACCCTTCTTGAGGCATTGACTGACGCCAACAGCGGCAACGAGGTTCGCGCTCACGACAGCCTGCAGGCCCCCAGCCTTTCTTACAATCGGGCCAATGTTACCGTTAAAATTGCCGGAGGGTACGATAATGCGTTTACGTCACGCAACTTACCAAGCACGACCTACACTGATATAACGTCGCCACTGACTATTCAAGCCGGCACCCTGATCCTGGATCAGATCATCGTAAAGTAG